One part of the Mariniflexile litorale genome encodes these proteins:
- the menA gene encoding 1,4-dihydroxy-2-naphthoate octaprenyltransferase, giving the protein MKKISIWISTMRLRTLPLSISGIILASCFAAYNGCFDWLICVLAILTTLSFQILSNLANDYGDGIKGTDNNDRIGPERAIQTGKISPEDMFNAIKINVLISIGLAFYLIFTAFGVKHFFLTFTFFLLGIASVAAAIKYTVGNNAYGYKGLGDIYVFVFFGLVSVIGCYVLYAKTIDHVVFLPAITIGLLSAAVLNLNNMRDIESDKKSNKITLAVRMGIENSKKYHVIIISLAIVLSGLFGILYFTSLYNLIFVIAYIPLIIHIKKVLKNTEPKLLDPELKKVALTTVALAVLMGVGHLL; this is encoded by the coding sequence ATGAAAAAAATTTCTATTTGGATTTCAACCATGCGTTTACGAACGCTACCCTTATCCATTTCTGGTATTATTTTGGCTTCTTGTTTTGCAGCATATAATGGTTGTTTTGATTGGTTGATATGTGTTTTGGCTATTTTAACGACTTTAAGTTTTCAAATACTATCTAATCTCGCAAACGATTATGGAGATGGAATTAAAGGGACTGATAATAATGACCGCATAGGACCAGAACGAGCCATTCAGACTGGGAAAATTTCTCCAGAAGATATGTTCAATGCCATAAAAATTAATGTATTAATATCAATAGGTTTAGCATTTTATCTAATTTTCACAGCATTTGGTGTTAAACATTTTTTCTTAACATTTACTTTCTTTTTACTTGGTATAGCATCCGTTGCAGCAGCTATTAAATACACTGTAGGTAATAATGCTTACGGTTACAAGGGGTTGGGAGATATTTATGTATTTGTGTTTTTTGGTTTAGTAAGTGTTATAGGTTGCTATGTTTTGTATGCAAAAACGATAGATCATGTGGTGTTTTTACCAGCAATAACCATTGGTTTATTAAGTGCAGCGGTTTTAAACCTAAACAATATGCGTGACATTGAATCCGACAAGAAATCAAATAAAATAACATTGGCTGTTAGAATGGGTATTGAGAATTCTAAAAAGTATCATGTTATAATTATTAGTTTAGCAATAGTCTTATCGGGATTATTTGGCATATTATATTTCACATCGCTTTACAATTTAATTTTTGTTATAGCTTACATTCCTTTAATCATACATATTAAAAAAGTATTAAAAAATACCGAACCTAAATTGTTAGATCCCGAATTAAAAAAAGTGGCATTAACTACAGTAGCTTTAGCTGTATTAATGGGAGTAGGACATTTATTATAA
- a CDS encoding 1,4-dihydroxy-2-naphthoyl-CoA synthase: MEQVNWKTVKEYEDITYKKCNGVARIAFNRPNVRNAFRPKTTSELYDAFYNANEDVNIGVVLLSAEGPSTKDGVWSFCSGGDQKARGKQGYVGDDGYHRLNILEVQRLIRFMPKAVIAVVPGWAVGGGHSLHVICDLTLASKEHAIFKQTDADVTSFDGGYGSAYLAKMVGQKRAREIFFLGRNYSAQEAFDMGMVNAVVPHDALEVTAYKWAQEILEKSPTSIKMLKFAMNLTDDGMVGQQVFAGEATRLAYMTDEAVEGRNAFLEKRKPNFVKKWIP; the protein is encoded by the coding sequence ATGGAGCAAGTAAATTGGAAAACTGTAAAGGAGTATGAAGACATCACATATAAAAAATGTAATGGTGTGGCTCGTATTGCTTTTAACAGACCAAATGTGCGTAATGCCTTTAGACCAAAAACAACGAGTGAATTGTATGACGCATTTTATAATGCCAATGAAGATGTAAATATAGGTGTGGTATTATTATCAGCTGAAGGACCATCAACTAAAGACGGTGTTTGGAGTTTCTGTTCAGGTGGCGATCAAAAAGCCAGAGGAAAACAGGGTTATGTAGGGGATGATGGTTACCACCGATTAAACATATTAGAAGTGCAACGATTAATCCGTTTTATGCCAAAAGCAGTCATTGCAGTGGTGCCAGGGTGGGCAGTAGGTGGAGGACACAGTTTACATGTAATTTGCGATTTAACTTTAGCAAGTAAAGAGCATGCTATTTTTAAACAAACCGATGCCGATGTAACTAGTTTTGACGGGGGTTACGGCTCAGCATATTTAGCTAAAATGGTGGGACAGAAAAGAGCCCGTGAGATTTTTTTCTTAGGAAGAAATTACTCAGCACAAGAAGCTTTTGATATGGGTATGGTAAACGCTGTTGTTCCTCATGACGCATTAGAAGTTACCGCATATAAGTGGGCTCAAGAAATATTGGAAAAATCGCCAACCTCTATAAAAATGTTAAAATTCGCTATGAATTTAACAGATGATGGTATGGTAGGTCAACAAGTGTTTGCAGGTGAAGCAACCCGTTTAGCTTACATGACAGATGAAGCTGTAGAAGGTAGAAATGCTTTTCTTGAAAAACGCAAACCAAATTTTGTAAAAAAATGGATTCCATAA
- a CDS encoding uracil-DNA glycosylase — MNVNIHESWKPYLETEFDKPYFKDLISFVKAEYRSHTCFPPGNQIFNAFNHCHFDDVKVVIIGQDPYHDVGQANGLCFSVNDDIKHPPSLVNIFKEIETDLKIPYPKSGNLMRWADQGVLLLNATLTVRAHQAGSHQKKGWELFTDAVIKAISDNKENTVFLLWGGYAKQKQKLINIKKHNILTSGHPSPLSANRGYWFGNKHFNKANSLLEQVFLTPVQW; from the coding sequence ATGAATGTTAATATACACGAAAGTTGGAAACCCTATTTAGAAACAGAGTTTGATAAACCTTATTTTAAGGATTTAATAAGTTTTGTAAAAGCGGAATATAGAAGTCATACTTGTTTTCCACCAGGGAATCAAATATTCAATGCATTTAATCATTGCCATTTTGATGATGTAAAAGTTGTTATTATTGGTCAAGATCCTTATCACGATGTTGGTCAAGCTAATGGTTTGTGTTTTTCTGTAAATGATGATATTAAACATCCTCCTTCTTTAGTTAATATTTTTAAAGAAATTGAAACAGATTTGAAAATCCCTTACCCTAAAAGTGGCAATTTAATGCGATGGGCCGATCAAGGTGTTTTACTGTTAAATGCAACACTAACAGTAAGAGCACATCAAGCAGGAAGCCATCAAAAAAAAGGTTGGGAATTATTTACAGATGCCGTTATAAAGGCCATTAGCGATAATAAAGAAAACACAGTATTTTTACTTTGGGGAGGCTATGCAAAACAAAAACAAAAATTAATTAACATAAAAAAACATAATATATTAACGTCTGGGCATCCTTCTCCTTTAAGTGCTAATAGAGGGTATTGGTTTGGAAATAAGCACTTTAATAAGGCTAACTCCCTGTTGGAGCAAGTGTTTCTGACACCTGTACAGTGGTGA
- a CDS encoding YfcC family protein, producing the protein MKKLKFPTAQTILIIIAGLVALLTWIIPSGKFDSLAYNKVENTFTRTSLEKKEILKATQETLDNLKIKIPIEKFTSGDIWKPISIPNTYHKVEAKPQGLIAFIQSPIKGIIEAADIIFLVLFIGGLIGIMNYTGAFDAGISWLAETLKGKEFVLIILVTLLIALGGTTFGLAEETIAFYPILIPIFLAAKYDAMVALACIYLGSSIGTMCSTSNPFSAIIASDAAGINWTTGLTGRFIMLVLGTLICVLYTLRYAQRVKKDPSKSILFSQKKDIEAMFGNSTNSTVKLSTRLRFILFVFVMCFIAMIYGVSQLEWWFLEMTVVFLVGAVIIGFLAKINEYTFVDVFIKGASDLLGVALIIGIARGITVLMNDGQISDTILYYASNATSGMNKGIFINAMLYIYGGLSFFIPSSSGMAVLTMPIMSPLADGVGIGRELIVNAYQYGMGLFAFINPTGLILASLAIVKVGYDKWLKFVMPLVIILLIFTMIVMTISVYL; encoded by the coding sequence TTGAAAAAATTAAAATTCCCCACAGCTCAAACCATACTAATAATTATAGCTGGGTTGGTTGCACTACTAACATGGATCATTCCTTCGGGAAAATTTGATTCTTTAGCCTATAACAAAGTTGAAAACACTTTTACTAGAACCAGTTTAGAAAAAAAGGAAATTTTAAAAGCTACACAAGAAACCTTAGATAATTTAAAAATTAAAATTCCCATCGAAAAATTTACCTCTGGAGATATTTGGAAACCCATTAGTATCCCTAATACTTATCATAAAGTGGAGGCAAAACCTCAAGGGTTAATAGCTTTTATTCAATCGCCCATAAAAGGTATTATTGAGGCTGCCGATATCATTTTTTTAGTATTATTTATAGGTGGATTAATTGGAATCATGAATTACACAGGTGCTTTTGATGCTGGTATTTCTTGGCTTGCCGAAACGTTAAAAGGTAAAGAGTTTGTTTTAATTATATTAGTTACTCTATTAATTGCCCTTGGAGGTACCACTTTTGGACTCGCTGAAGAAACCATTGCTTTTTACCCCATACTTATACCTATCTTTTTAGCAGCAAAATATGACGCCATGGTAGCTTTGGCTTGCATTTATTTAGGATCATCTATTGGCACGATGTGCTCTACTTCCAATCCATTTAGTGCTATTATAGCTTCAGATGCTGCCGGTATTAATTGGACTACGGGATTAACAGGACGCTTTATCATGTTAGTTTTAGGGACACTTATTTGTGTTCTTTACACACTTAGGTATGCACAACGTGTAAAAAAAGATCCATCAAAGTCTATTCTTTTTAGTCAAAAAAAAGATATAGAAGCTATGTTTGGAAATTCAACAAATTCTACAGTCAAATTATCTACCCGTTTACGATTTATTCTTTTTGTATTTGTCATGTGCTTTATTGCTATGATTTATGGTGTATCTCAACTAGAATGGTGGTTTTTAGAGATGACCGTCGTGTTCTTAGTTGGTGCCGTAATTATTGGTTTTTTAGCAAAAATTAATGAATATACCTTTGTTGATGTTTTTATTAAAGGTGCTAGCGATTTACTGGGTGTGGCGCTTATAATAGGCATTGCGAGAGGCATTACTGTATTAATGAATGATGGCCAAATTAGTGATACTATATTATATTATGCAAGCAATGCCACAAGCGGCATGAATAAAGGCATATTTATTAACGCCATGCTTTATATTTATGGTGGTTTGTCGTTTTTTATTCCTTCATCTTCTGGTATGGCAGTTTTAACCATGCCTATTATGTCTCCATTAGCTGATGGTGTTGGAATTGGTCGAGAACTTATTGTTAATGCGTATCAATACGGGATGGGTTTATTTGCTTTTATTAACCCAACAGGATTGATTTTAGCTTCCTTAGCTATTGTAAAAGTAGGTTATGATAAATGGCTTAAATTTGTCATGCCTCTGGTAATCATTTTATTGATTTTCACAATGATTGTGATGACTATTTCAGTTTACTTGTAA
- the holA gene encoding DNA polymerase III subunit delta, with the protein MDEVKQLVTDIKNGKLKPIYFLMGEESYYIDKISDFIEDTVLSEEERGFNQMVLYGRDVTVEDVVSNAKRYPMMAEYQVIIVKEAQDLSRTIEKLVDYAKQPQPTTILVFNYKYKTLDKRKSLYKTLQKSGIVYESKKLYENQVADWIRRILSSKNYTIAPKAAQMLVEFLGTDLSKISNELDKLQIILPKGTQITPEHIEENIGISKDFNNFELRHAIGEKNKLKAYRIINYFAENPKDNPMVVTVSLLFSYFSQLLHFHGLSDKSPRNVASALKVNPYFVNDYVTAARNYPMRKVSEVVSILREFDVKSKGVGSNAVPQGDLLKELLVKILS; encoded by the coding sequence TTGGACGAAGTAAAACAATTAGTTACCGACATAAAAAACGGAAAGTTAAAACCCATTTATTTCTTAATGGGTGAAGAGTCTTATTACATTGATAAAATTTCAGATTTTATTGAAGATACTGTTTTATCGGAAGAAGAGCGTGGATTTAACCAAATGGTATTGTATGGGCGCGATGTAACGGTTGAAGATGTGGTTAGTAATGCAAAGCGTTATCCGATGATGGCAGAATACCAAGTGATAATTGTTAAAGAAGCTCAAGATTTGTCCCGAACTATCGAGAAGTTGGTAGATTACGCCAAACAGCCACAACCAACGACCATTTTAGTTTTTAACTATAAATATAAAACACTTGATAAGCGTAAATCTCTTTATAAAACACTTCAAAAAAGTGGAATAGTTTATGAAAGTAAAAAACTGTATGAAAATCAGGTAGCCGATTGGATTCGACGTATTTTATCATCTAAAAATTATACTATTGCACCTAAAGCAGCACAAATGTTGGTAGAGTTTTTAGGCACCGATTTAAGTAAAATTAGTAACGAATTAGATAAGCTTCAAATAATTTTACCCAAAGGCACTCAAATTACGCCAGAGCATATTGAGGAAAACATTGGCATCAGTAAAGATTTTAATAATTTTGAATTACGCCATGCTATTGGTGAAAAAAACAAACTTAAAGCCTATAGAATTATTAATTATTTTGCTGAAAACCCTAAAGATAACCCCATGGTTGTTACCGTGTCTTTATTATTTAGTTACTTTTCACAATTACTTCATTTTCATGGGTTGAGTGACAAATCGCCTCGAAACGTTGCTTCAGCATTAAAAGTGAATCCATATTTTGTTAACGATTACGTAACAGCTGCAAGAAATTATCCTATGAGGAAAGTAAGCGAAGTTGTTTCAATTCTTAGAGAGTTTGATGTAAAAAGCAAAGGTGTTGGTTCTAATGCAGTTCCACAAGGCGATTTATTAAAGGAATTATTGGTAAAAATATTATCTTAG
- a CDS encoding type I restriction enzyme HsdR N-terminal domain-containing protein, which yields MQALNFPKFPFRFKNSENKISIFDCIRKKFVILQPEEWVRQHCILYLMEEKGYPKSLINIEKELIVNDLKKRYDIVVFSNDGSIYLIVECKAPSITISQQTFDQIAQYNRVLNANYLMVTNGLNHYYCQMDFENERYDFLKDIPNYNG from the coding sequence TTGCAAGCGCTTAATTTTCCAAAGTTTCCGTTTCGATTCAAAAATAGCGAAAATAAAATTTCTATTTTCGATTGTATACGCAAAAAGTTTGTGATTTTACAACCAGAAGAATGGGTGCGCCAACATTGTATTCTATATTTAATGGAAGAAAAAGGATACCCAAAATCTTTAATAAATATTGAAAAAGAACTGATTGTTAATGATTTAAAAAAACGTTATGACATTGTTGTTTTTAGCAACGACGGAAGCATTTATTTAATTGTAGAATGTAAAGCGCCATCAATCACAATAAGTCAGCAAACATTCGACCAAATTGCACAATATAACCGCGTATTAAACGCTAACTATTTAATGGTTACAAACGGTTTAAATCATTATTATTGCCAAATGGACTTCGAAAACGAACGCTATGATTTTTTAAAAGACATTCCAAATTATAATGGATAA
- a CDS encoding glycosyltransferase family 2 protein, with protein MNKDAVAELKIAIVILNWNGKKLLEQFLPSVIKHSKEATVYVADNASTDDSVSFLKTTYPLIDIIQNTTNGGYAKGYNDALKDIEADIFCLLNSDVEVTKNWLPPIIETFTNEFNTAIIQPKLLDFNKRDYFEYAGAAGGFIDKYGYPYCRGRIFNTIEKDNGQYNDTSEIFWASGACLFIRKQVFNEINGLDEAFFAHMEEIDLCWRAKNLGYSIKYVGQSTIYHVGGATLSNSNPQKTFLNFRNSLYTLTKNAKGNILLIILMRLVLDGVAAIKFLVEIKPKHTLAILKAHFSFYLHLKLLLSQRKLTKNKIVYYQNTSIVLGYFLYKRRFFKSL; from the coding sequence ATGAATAAGGATGCTGTGGCAGAATTAAAAATTGCCATCGTTATACTAAACTGGAACGGAAAAAAACTATTAGAACAGTTTTTACCTTCGGTAATAAAACATTCAAAGGAAGCTACTGTTTATGTCGCTGATAATGCTTCTACCGATGATTCTGTGAGTTTTCTTAAAACAACATATCCATTAATAGATATTATTCAAAATACAACAAATGGTGGATATGCAAAAGGTTACAACGATGCTTTAAAAGATATTGAAGCTGACATTTTTTGTTTATTGAATAGCGATGTTGAAGTTACCAAAAATTGGCTCCCTCCTATTATTGAAACGTTTACGAACGAATTTAATACCGCCATTATTCAACCAAAGTTATTAGATTTTAATAAGCGTGATTATTTTGAATACGCAGGTGCAGCAGGCGGATTTATCGATAAATATGGTTACCCTTATTGCAGAGGTCGCATTTTTAATACCATTGAAAAAGATAACGGACAGTATAATGATACTTCTGAAATATTTTGGGCATCGGGTGCATGTTTATTTATTAGAAAGCAGGTATTTAACGAGATAAACGGCTTGGATGAAGCTTTTTTTGCACACATGGAAGAAATAGATTTATGCTGGCGTGCAAAAAACCTAGGTTACTCTATTAAATATGTTGGACAATCTACCATTTACCATGTGGGTGGTGCGACTCTTAGTAATTCCAATCCACAAAAAACCTTCCTTAATTTTAGAAATAGTTTATATACATTAACCAAAAATGCAAAAGGTAATATTTTGCTTATTATTTTAATGCGTTTAGTTTTAGATGGCGTTGCAGCGATTAAATTTTTAGTAGAAATAAAACCAAAACATACCTTAGCCATTTTAAAAGCACACTTTAGTTTTTACCTACATTTAAAACTACTCCTAAGTCAACGGAAATTAACAAAAAACAAAATAGTATATTATCAGAATACATCTATTGTTTTAGGCTATTTCCTATATAAACGCAGATTTTTTAAAAGTTTGTAA
- a CDS encoding OmpA family protein, whose translation MKKIFLLSVSAMLLLSSCVSKKQFTDLETKYKESQDLLNSATVKLNTCIEDRASATARAKTLEEQVADLRKSNDNLQVLSSKGASNIEKTLESIKEKDMKITRLQDALTKKDSLTLAVVTSLKREVGINDPDIEINVEKGVVFISIADKLLFQSGSYNVTSKAKEVLAKVAKVVNSKPDFECMVEGHTDNVPYNGSGVLIDNWDLSVKRSTSIIRVLQTLGVNPAQLIAAGRADYVPLVDNNTAENRSKNRRTRIVVLPKIDQFYDMVEKEMKNLSVQK comes from the coding sequence ATGAAAAAAATTTTTTTACTTAGTGTATCTGCAATGCTTTTATTAAGCTCGTGTGTCTCTAAAAAACAATTTACAGACCTTGAAACTAAATACAAAGAGTCTCAAGATCTATTGAATTCTGCAACCGTGAAATTGAACACTTGCATAGAAGATAGAGCTTCTGCAACTGCTAGAGCAAAAACCTTAGAAGAGCAAGTAGCTGATTTAAGAAAAAGTAACGACAATTTACAAGTTTTGTCTTCAAAAGGTGCTAGCAACATAGAAAAAACGCTAGAAAGTATCAAAGAAAAAGACATGAAAATTACACGTCTACAAGATGCTTTAACTAAAAAAGACAGTCTTACATTAGCTGTTGTAACTAGTTTAAAACGTGAAGTAGGTATCAACGATCCAGATATCGAAATCAACGTTGAAAAAGGAGTTGTATTTATTTCTATTGCTGATAAATTATTATTCCAAAGTGGTAGCTACAACGTAACTTCTAAAGCTAAAGAAGTACTTGCTAAAGTTGCAAAAGTAGTAAACAGCAAACCAGATTTCGAATGTATGGTTGAAGGTCATACTGATAACGTACCTTACAATGGTAGTGGTGTGTTAATAGACAACTGGGATTTAAGTGTTAAACGTTCTACATCTATTATTAGAGTATTACAAACACTTGGTGTAAACCCTGCTCAGTTAATTGCTGCTGGACGTGCTGATTATGTGCCGTTAGTAGATAACAATACTGCAGAAAATAGATCTAAAAACAGACGTACTCGTATTGTAGTACTTCCTAAAATTGACCAATTCTATGATATGGTTGAAAAAGAAATGAAAAATCTTTCTGTTCAAAAATAA
- a CDS encoding PAS domain S-box protein: protein MNIYTTILVEFLFISTCILLLFRLRSQLGLAPLYLLLGAIQYLQATLGTTVSFRIFGEFDLYPGSVILFCVILFAVLLIYIKEGVSSARALIIGVLISNFILTVLFDITYIQELFIRKIEGVDLNLNSSFKIDHKHFIIGTVILLLDFFLLIILYQFLISKFKKLKFFLILFISLFSVLIFDTLIFNLAMFYGTEYFENSLISHLIGKSFSAFIFSIILYVYIVFFDKEENKATFIANQERDVFSILMYRKKYLNLKVEKNVIEQKLTSQLETTLNNISDGFVSLDTNWRYTFVNKTAGEIFGRTPNSLLGKHIWTEFPEMVGLPLYKVFYEVVKTQKTQYFKEYFEPLDRWIENRIYPSHEGITVYFTDITESKKAEELIVKSERYLNSIINNISDPIFIKDKHSRLLLVNDAFCQVFNLKKGDIIGKTLAEDVTPKEREVFLRIDKLVLSTGVENINEETLTIKGAETRIISTKKSRFFDANGNKFLIGIIRDITELKKNEESIKESEERFSKAFESNVIGKAILNKEKKIIEINEVLTNIFGLKKEQVLWKNVRELGLLDFDKEKNKENEKVLWDQFNQNGSVSNIELKYITPGGRELFLLISLKSLQLNNEDHVLVTILNITENKKAEAELEKHRNNLEELVALRTDQLEKEKIKAQSADLMKSAFLATMSHELRTPMNSIIGFTSILLKEFAGPLNEEQAKQLGMVKKSGQHLLSLINDILDISKIEAGKLIVSYNTFDYLSLLESTITFITPQALKKEININLEISERNIMLVSDKRRMEQILLNLVSNAIKFSNKGAITIKVDIENHILVTQIIDEGIGISEENLNKLFIPFTQLDAGLSRSHEGTGLGLSISKSLIEKLGGTIHVTSKLGKGSNFTFKLPLK, encoded by the coding sequence ATGAATATTTATACTACGATACTTGTAGAGTTTCTGTTTATTTCTACATGCATACTTTTATTATTTAGGCTAAGATCTCAATTAGGCTTGGCACCACTTTACCTGCTTTTGGGTGCTATTCAATATTTACAAGCTACTTTAGGAACTACGGTTAGTTTTAGAATTTTTGGAGAATTTGATCTATATCCAGGCTCTGTTATTTTATTCTGTGTTATTTTATTCGCTGTATTATTAATTTATATAAAAGAAGGTGTTTCAAGTGCGAGAGCACTTATTATTGGTGTTCTTATATCAAATTTTATACTAACAGTTTTATTTGATATTACCTATATACAAGAGCTTTTTATAAGAAAAATTGAAGGTGTTGATTTAAATTTAAATTCTTCTTTCAAAATAGACCATAAGCATTTTATTATAGGGACCGTTATATTGTTGTTGGACTTTTTTCTACTTATAATTTTGTACCAATTTTTAATTTCAAAATTTAAAAAACTAAAATTCTTTTTAATTCTCTTTATATCTCTCTTTTCAGTTTTAATTTTTGATACTCTTATTTTTAATCTGGCTATGTTTTATGGTACAGAGTATTTTGAAAATTCATTAATAAGCCATCTTATTGGTAAATCATTTTCAGCTTTTATTTTTTCTATTATACTATATGTCTATATCGTGTTTTTTGATAAAGAGGAAAATAAAGCAACTTTTATAGCAAATCAAGAACGTGATGTCTTTTCAATTTTAATGTATCGAAAAAAATATTTAAATCTAAAAGTCGAGAAAAATGTAATTGAACAAAAATTAACATCTCAATTAGAAACTACATTAAACAATATTTCTGATGGTTTTGTTTCTTTGGATACTAATTGGCGTTATACGTTTGTAAATAAAACAGCAGGCGAAATTTTTGGAAGAACACCAAATAGTTTATTAGGAAAACATATTTGGACCGAATTTCCCGAAATGGTAGGTCTACCACTTTATAAAGTCTTTTATGAAGTAGTTAAAACTCAAAAAACACAATACTTTAAAGAATATTTTGAACCGCTAGATAGATGGATTGAAAATAGAATTTACCCATCTCATGAAGGAATAACTGTTTACTTCACAGATATAACAGAAAGTAAAAAAGCAGAAGAACTTATTGTTAAAAGTGAGCGATATCTCAACAGTATTATTAATAATATTAGTGATCCTATATTTATTAAAGATAAGCATAGTCGTTTACTTTTAGTAAATGATGCTTTTTGTCAAGTATTCAACCTCAAAAAGGGAGATATAATAGGTAAAACATTAGCTGAGGATGTAACTCCAAAAGAAAGAGAGGTATTTTTAAGGATTGACAAACTAGTACTGTCCACTGGTGTTGAGAATATTAACGAAGAAACACTTACAATAAAAGGAGCTGAAACTCGAATAATTTCAACAAAAAAATCAAGGTTTTTTGATGCGAATGGTAATAAGTTTTTAATTGGAATTATTAGAGATATTACCGAACTAAAGAAAAACGAAGAGTCAATAAAAGAAAGTGAAGAACGATTTTCTAAAGCTTTTGAATCTAATGTTATTGGAAAAGCCATACTCAATAAAGAAAAAAAGATTATTGAAATAAATGAAGTGCTTACAAATATATTTGGATTAAAAAAAGAACAAGTATTATGGAAAAATGTGCGAGAATTAGGATTGTTAGATTTTGATAAAGAGAAAAATAAAGAAAATGAAAAAGTGCTATGGGATCAATTTAATCAAAATGGGTCTGTATCAAATATAGAATTAAAATATATTACACCAGGTGGAAGAGAACTTTTTCTGTTAATTTCTTTAAAATCTCTTCAATTGAATAATGAAGATCATGTTTTGGTAACTATTTTGAATATAACGGAAAATAAGAAAGCGGAAGCAGAATTAGAAAAACACAGAAATAATCTAGAAGAACTGGTTGCATTAAGAACAGATCAATTAGAAAAAGAAAAAATAAAAGCACAATCTGCCGATTTAATGAAATCAGCTTTTCTAGCAACAATGTCACACGAACTAAGAACTCCTATGAATTCTATTATAGGTTTCACAAGTATTTTATTAAAAGAATTTGCTGGTCCATTAAATGAAGAACAGGCAAAGCAATTAGGAATGGTTAAAAAAAGTGGACAACATTTACTAAGTTTAATTAATGATATTTTAGACATCTCGAAAATAGAAGCAGGTAAATTGATTGTTTCATATAATACTTTTGATTACTTAAGTTTGTTGGAAAGTACTATTACTTTTATCACACCACAAGCTTTAAAAAAAGAGATTAATATTAATTTAGAAATTTCTGAAAGAAATATTATGCTCGTAAGTGATAAGAGACGAATGGAGCAAATTTTATTAAATTTAGTTTCGAATGCTATTAAATTTTCTAATAAAGGAGCAATAACTATTAAAGTAGACATAGAAAACCATATACTTGTTACACAAATTATAGATGAAGGCATAGGGATAAGTGAAGAAAACTTAAACAAGCTATTTATACCTTTTACGCAGCTCGATGCTGGATTAAGCAGAAGTCATGAAGGAACAGGTCTCGGTTTATCTATAAGTAAAAGTTTAATAGAAAAATTAGGTGGGACTATTCATGTAACTAGTAAATTAGGTAAAGGCAGTAATTTCACATTTAAATTACCTTTAAAATAA
- a CDS encoding response regulator, whose protein sequence is MKLSILIIEDNEQNMYMLSYLLEKSNYNVLKAYNGSDGLKLAHEHKPDIILIDIQLPDMDGYEICNKLAFNGLPKNTVYITVTSYAMGGDKEKSIEAGADGYIEKPIDPDTFVKQMKTIYNLKN, encoded by the coding sequence ATGAAATTATCAATTTTAATTATTGAAGACAACGAACAAAATATGTATATGCTATCTTATCTTCTAGAAAAGAGTAATTATAATGTTCTTAAAGCATACAATGGTAGCGACGGTTTAAAATTAGCACATGAACATAAACCCGATATCATTTTAATTGATATTCAATTGCCTGACATGGATGGCTATGAAATATGTAATAAATTGGCTTTTAATGGTTTGCCAAAAAACACTGTTTATATAACGGTTACTTCTTATGCTATGGGAGGCGATAAAGAAAAATCTATTGAAGCTGGTGCAGATGGATATATTGAAAAACCTATAGATCCTGACACTTTTGTAAAACAAATGAAAACTATATACAATCTTAAAAATTAA